Sequence from the Thermoplasmata archaeon genome:
ATCTTCTCTCGTCTTTAGATACTCATCCCTACTTATCTCTCCTCGCGCATATCTTTTCTCGAGGATGTCCAAAGCGGATTGCCTATCATGATTCTGTTCTTCCGAGACACCGTATATGGCCCAGATAACGATACCTATAATAAGCGCTACAAATATCAAGCCAAAGACCATCATCCATATACCTGGACCGAACATCATGTCCATTCCATAATAGCCGTTATAATAACCATAGTTACCATAAAAAAGTGTTGAGAGCACCATTAACACCACTATCACTGCAACTATAGAAACTATTCCGAATATCAACATTTTCATATGTTTTTCATAACTATTTGTCATGGATATCATCTCAATACAGATATGCCTACAATATTCAAATCACTTTTTCTTTACATTTGTAAAATGATGAGCTGATTAAAAAAAATTATATAGTAGTAATATATTGGGTTGACCTGTTTAATATGACCTTTCATGAAGCAGTAGTTAGAAAACTGAATAAAAAAATATGCATGAACTGTTACGCTAAAAATCCAATGAGCGCAACTAGATGTAGAAGATGCGGTTATACACATCTTAGGCCAAAAGCGAAAGAGAAAAGAGGAGCATAAAACTTATAAAGTGACTTTTTTAAGTTGCTCTAAAACATATTCTCTTACTTTTGTTGCGTCTTTGAAGTTATATACGATCTTACCATTTTTTAAAACCGGTACCATTGCATTTTTCATCTTACCGCCACAGCTGCAATCGTTTGCTTTGGCTCCTTCCTTTAATACCTTGTATTCCAAACAACTCTCACATCTGTACACTTCTTTCTTCCCGCCATATTTTCCTTTTTTTGCTAAAGGCTCGCCATCCACCGATACTATGTCCATAGAAAAGTCCACGGTCTGCGCACTAGATATTGATGTGCCGATTCCAAATCCGTCCACTCCAGCCTCTAAAAGGGGCTTAATGTCATCTTCACTTATTCCACCGGAAACATAGATCTTTATATTTTTATAGCCACGTATGTCAAGTTCCCATCTCACTTCTCTGACTATCTTTGACAGATCTCCTTTCCTAGATCTTGGTGTGTCAAGCCTTACGCCAGCCAGGTCCTTGATTGTCTCAGCAGCATGTATTGCACTCCACTTTTCATCCCCAAATGTGTCTATCAAAGCTATGCGCATCACATCTTTAGATATGTTCTC
This genomic interval carries:
- a CDS encoding SHOCT domain-containing protein gives rise to the protein MTNSYEKHMKMLIFGIVSIVAVIVVLMVLSTLFYGNYGYYNGYYGMDMMFGPGIWMMVFGLIFVALIIGIVIWAIYGVSEEQNHDRQSALDILEKRYARGEISRDEYLKTREDLKKY
- a CDS encoding 50S ribosomal protein L40e, with the translated sequence MTFHEAVVRKLNKKICMNCYAKNPMSATRCRRCGYTHLRPKAKEKRGA